TAAATTATTTTTTTAATTCGATATTTGGCCTAAATATGGATTGGCTTACATCTTCTCCTTATGCACTAATAGCAGTTATAATGGGAAGTATTTGGAAAATGTTACCATTTAGCTTAATTTTTTATATCGCTGGGTTACAATCTATACCAGATTCAATAATAGAAAGTTCATTAATAGATGGAGCTAATCTTTGGAAACGAATGTGGAAAATTAAATTTCCTTTACTTTCTCCAATAACATTTTATCTCGTTATTATGACTATAACATCTGCAATGTTTAACTCTTTCGGAATAATAGATGTCATGACAAAAGGTGGGCCAATAGGAGATACTACCACTCTAATATATAAATTATACTTAGATGCTTTTACTTATCAAAAAACAGGCCCTGCAGCAGCTCAAAGTATAATTATGTTTATAATAATGGGAGTTGTAACTTTCTTTTATTTCAAAAACGTTGAAAATAAAGTCCATTATCAATAAGGAGAGATTTTATGAAAATA
This genomic stretch from Oceanotoga teriensis harbors:
- a CDS encoding carbohydrate ABC transporter permease, giving the protein MKKIIPYILLFPTLLIIGIFIYWPAGLSFKLSFYRQSPFGNREIFVGFKNFISLFTNPEYLNAMLITLIYVILTVFFTIVIAFLLSQLLNQKIPGTKIFRLFIFAPYAISPAIAGTLWSFLLNPVVGHLNYFFNSIFGLNMDWLTSSPYALIAVIMGSIWKMLPFSLIFYIAGLQSIPDSIIESSLIDGANLWKRMWKIKFPLLSPITFYLVIMTITSAMFNSFGIIDVMTKGGPIGDTTTLIYKLYLDAFTYQKTGPAAAQSIIMFIIMGVVTFFYFKNVENKVHYQ